Proteins from a genomic interval of Chloroflexi bacterium ADurb.Bin180:
- the hutH gene encoding Histidine ammonia-lyase — protein sequence MREILLNGENLDISTVVQVADAGQRAGSFRVSIAPDAISRIVASRQSVERMVSAGRTVYGITTGFGAFKSKLIASSETAELQRNLLMSHAVGVGPLLPEPTVRAMMLVRANALAKGYSGIRPETLQALLELLNRGVHPVVPSQGSVGASGDLAPLAHMALVLIGLGEAIVDGQRMSGVQALHEVGMQPVSLQAKEGLALLNGTSLMTAISCLALDRARRLLRSADTAAAMSLEALHGTILAFDARLHAARPHHGQVSCAEHLRSLLEGSQFLREATSTDVQDAYTLRCAPQVHGAISDALDHVERVLQVELNSATDNPLIFQDGEVDLALSGGNFHGEPVALAADLMALALTDLGNISERRIARLLDSSSNGGVLPMFLARHSGLHSGLMMLQYTAAALASENKVLAHPASADSIPTSANTEDHVSMGTVAARKALLVVEHVETIVAIELLCAAQGIDFRRQESTGLQMGKGTRPAFDAIRARVPFLEHDTVMFPHIQAMLSLLREGLPAGDGPTAAH from the coding sequence ATGCGCGAAATCCTCCTCAATGGCGAAAACCTGGACATCTCCACCGTCGTTCAGGTGGCCGACGCCGGTCAGCGAGCTGGCTCGTTCCGCGTGTCCATCGCCCCGGACGCCATTTCGCGCATCGTGGCATCGCGTCAATCCGTGGAGAGAATGGTGTCGGCGGGTCGCACTGTCTATGGCATCACCACCGGCTTTGGGGCGTTCAAGAGCAAACTCATCGCCTCAAGCGAAACCGCAGAGCTGCAGCGAAACCTGCTGATGAGCCACGCGGTTGGCGTTGGCCCTCTGCTCCCTGAGCCAACCGTCCGGGCGATGATGCTGGTTCGGGCCAATGCGCTGGCCAAAGGCTACTCTGGCATTCGGCCGGAGACGCTGCAGGCACTGCTGGAGCTGCTCAACCGCGGGGTACACCCGGTTGTTCCGTCTCAGGGATCTGTCGGGGCCAGTGGTGACCTGGCTCCGCTGGCCCACATGGCACTGGTCTTGATTGGCCTGGGAGAAGCAATTGTGGACGGCCAGAGGATGTCCGGAGTGCAGGCTCTGCACGAGGTGGGAATGCAGCCCGTCTCCCTTCAAGCCAAGGAAGGGTTGGCCCTGCTCAACGGCACCAGCCTGATGACTGCGATCTCCTGCCTGGCCCTCGACCGCGCCAGGAGGCTCCTGCGCAGCGCCGATACTGCGGCCGCGATGAGTCTGGAGGCGCTGCACGGAACCATCCTCGCCTTCGATGCCCGCCTGCATGCGGCGCGTCCTCACCACGGTCAGGTATCATGCGCCGAGCACCTGAGAAGTCTCCTTGAAGGCAGCCAGTTCCTTCGCGAAGCCACCAGCACCGACGTGCAGGACGCCTATACCCTGCGCTGCGCGCCGCAGGTTCACGGGGCAATCAGCGACGCACTGGACCACGTAGAGCGCGTGCTGCAGGTCGAGCTGAACTCGGCCACGGACAACCCGCTCATTTTCCAGGACGGCGAGGTCGACCTGGCCTTGTCGGGGGGCAACTTCCACGGTGAACCGGTGGCGCTGGCCGCCGACCTGATGGCCCTCGCCCTCACTGACCTGGGTAACATCTCCGAACGCCGCATCGCCAGGCTCCTCGACTCGTCCAGCAATGGAGGCGTTCTGCCCATGTTCCTGGCCAGGCACAGCGGCCTGCACTCCGGGCTGATGATGCTGCAGTACACGGCCGCCGCTCTGGCCTCCGAGAACAAGGTCCTGGCTCATCCGGCATCAGCCGACTCGATTCCAACCTCAGCCAACACTGAGGACCACGTGAGCATGGGCACGGTCGCCGCGCGCAAGGCGCTGCTGGTGGTCGAGCACGTGGAGACCATCGTCGCCATCGAGCTGCTGTGTGCGGCACAGGGCATTGACTTCCGTCGTCAGGAATCCACCGGTCTCCAAATGGGCAAGGGCACCAGGCCGGCCTTTGACGCCATCCGCGCGCGGGTGCCCTTCCTCGAGCACGACACGGTGATGTTCCCGCATATTCAGGCAATGCTAAGCCTCCTCCGCGAGGGCCTGCCGGCGGGCGATGGCCCGACCGCGGCGCATTAG
- the uppP gene encoding Undecaprenyl-diphosphatase, whose amino-acid sequence MNIIQAILLGILQGATEFMPVSSSGHLVLVPWALGWPSPGLAFDTVLHLGTLLAVVSVLWRDLIGLIAGSLATLSAALSRIGHAPGQAKPVTPEQSSQARVAWWVILATIPAGLMGLLWQDQFEALFGSPRWVALFLLLTGVWLVIAERLGRRVKQVEQLTLWEALFIGLAQGCAIAPGISRSGATIGAGLLAGLKRESAARFSFLLSIPIILAAGLLQAIKLLGAGDAGATIVPLAAGFVAAFVSGTLCIRWLLAEVRRRSLTVFAVYCWIAGMVALVLTFVR is encoded by the coding sequence GTGAACATCATTCAAGCCATCCTCCTGGGGATCCTCCAGGGAGCAACCGAGTTCATGCCGGTGAGCAGCTCCGGACATCTGGTGCTGGTACCGTGGGCGCTCGGCTGGCCCAGCCCTGGCCTGGCCTTTGACACCGTGCTGCACCTGGGCACCCTGCTGGCGGTTGTCTCTGTGTTGTGGCGCGACCTGATTGGATTGATTGCGGGCTCGTTGGCCACCTTGAGCGCCGCTCTATCGCGCATTGGTCACGCCCCTGGCCAGGCGAAACCGGTGACTCCTGAGCAATCCTCTCAGGCCAGGGTTGCCTGGTGGGTCATCCTGGCCACCATCCCTGCTGGGCTGATGGGCCTGCTCTGGCAAGACCAATTCGAAGCCTTGTTCGGCAGTCCTCGTTGGGTAGCGCTGTTCCTGTTGCTGACTGGCGTCTGGTTGGTGATCGCAGAGCGCCTGGGGCGCCGAGTGAAGCAGGTCGAGCAGCTCACCCTGTGGGAGGCACTGTTCATCGGCCTTGCCCAGGGCTGCGCCATCGCGCCGGGCATCTCTCGCTCTGGCGCGACCATCGGTGCTGGCCTGCTAGCCGGGCTAAAGCGCGAGTCCGCTGCCAGGTTCTCTTTTCTGCTGTCCATCCCGATCATTCTGGCCGCTGGCCTGCTGCAGGCGATCAAGCTCCTCGGCGCAGGCGACGCGGGTGCCACCATCGTGCCGCTCGCCGCTGGCTTTGTCGCGGCATTTGTCAGTGGAACACTCTGCATTCGCTGGTTGCTGGCAGAAGTGCGGCGGCGAAGCCTGACCGTGTTTGCCGTCTATTGCTGGATTGCCGGAATGGTTGCCCTGGTGCTCACCTTTGTAAGGTAG
- the tgt_1 gene encoding Queuine tRNA-ribosyltransferase → MPTPFKFVIKEQDESSGARAGVFSTPHGDIPTPVFAPVGTQATVKTLTPDELTQLGARLILANTYHLYLRPGPELIARFGGLHEFMGWSGPILTDSGGFQVFSLAGLRKVSDEGVTFRSHIDGAEHFFSPEKSVEVQEQLGADIIMAFDECPDPIDYGYNRIALQRTHLWAERCQKAQTRADQALFGIVQGGVFADLREQSARFLSRLDLPGYAIGGLSVGEPKAKTLEMLDWTVPLLPPDKPRYLMGVGSPEDLFSGVERGIDIFDCALPTRLARNGALFTSRGRINLRNASYAEACGPIEEGCTCYTCQRFSAAYLHHLYKADEILGLRLNTLHNLHFLLDLMRRIRGSILSGTFSELKADFARSYVPVADEAQRRDNLTQRRERRGSTSGRHRGQADSAVGSGD, encoded by the coding sequence ATGCCTACACCATTCAAGTTCGTTATCAAAGAGCAGGACGAGAGCTCTGGCGCGCGCGCCGGGGTGTTCTCAACGCCGCACGGTGACATTCCGACGCCAGTCTTTGCCCCGGTTGGCACGCAGGCCACGGTCAAGACCTTGACTCCAGATGAGCTGACTCAGCTCGGGGCACGCCTCATTCTGGCAAACACCTACCATCTGTACCTCCGGCCCGGGCCCGAGCTGATTGCCCGGTTCGGCGGCCTACACGAGTTCATGGGCTGGTCGGGGCCGATCCTCACCGACAGCGGCGGCTTCCAGGTGTTTAGTCTGGCCGGCCTGCGCAAGGTCTCTGACGAGGGAGTCACCTTTCGATCGCATATCGATGGAGCCGAGCACTTTTTCTCTCCAGAAAAGTCGGTCGAGGTCCAGGAGCAGCTTGGAGCCGACATTATCATGGCCTTTGACGAATGCCCTGACCCGATCGACTATGGCTACAACCGAATCGCTCTGCAGCGCACCCACCTCTGGGCAGAGCGCTGCCAGAAAGCGCAGACGCGTGCCGATCAGGCGTTGTTCGGGATCGTCCAGGGCGGGGTGTTCGCGGATCTCCGCGAGCAGAGCGCCAGGTTCCTCTCGCGGCTCGACCTGCCGGGCTACGCAATCGGCGGACTGAGCGTGGGCGAGCCCAAAGCCAAGACACTGGAGATGCTGGACTGGACGGTTCCCCTTCTGCCTCCGGACAAACCGCGTTACCTGATGGGCGTTGGCTCTCCCGAGGACCTCTTCTCGGGCGTTGAGCGCGGCATCGACATCTTTGACTGTGCATTGCCCACCCGACTCGCTCGCAACGGGGCGCTCTTCACCTCCCGCGGCCGCATCAACCTGCGTAACGCGAGCTACGCCGAGGCCTGCGGACCGATCGAGGAAGGCTGCACCTGCTACACCTGCCAGCGCTTCTCTGCCGCCTACCTGCATCACCTGTACAAAGCGGACGAGATCCTTGGTCTCAGGCTCAATACTCTGCACAACCTGCACTTTTTGCTCGATCTGATGCGTCGCATACGCGGCTCCATCCTGTCGGGCACGTTCTCTGAACTGAAAGCGGACTTTGCGCGCAGCTACGTGCCCGTGGCCGACGAAGCGCAGCGCCGAGACAACCTCACCCAGCGTCGCGAACGGAGAGGATCTACCAGCGGCAGACACCGCGGACAAGCCGACTCAGCGGTTGGCTCTGGCGACTGA
- the pstS1 gene encoding Phosphate-binding protein PstS 1 precursor: MPRPTSSLFVLLLAMALATQSCGTSALAPQKDSSAVLLRLAGSTSMVPLARELCAAYTHEHLQVTCEVLAVGSDSGLELLRRGQADLAMVSRELDTDEALDSRTGRRLLNAYAIATDAIAVVVNEHNPVREMDSFTLRKLFQGRITDWAQLGGVAGEVVPLSREEGSATRTVLEERVMSGFPVSSGAVVMPASQAVVDYVAQHSQAIGYVSLGWVTSGVAVVRIDGADPSRESLQKGSYGIIRPLVLATLPAASSEATSFVQFARGLRGRAVISRLYGDPPAQVQGQP; encoded by the coding sequence ATGCCCCGTCCCACTAGTTCGCTCTTCGTCTTGCTTCTCGCCATGGCTCTCGCCACCCAGAGTTGCGGCACGTCCGCGCTGGCGCCACAGAAGGACTCATCCGCCGTTCTGCTTCGTCTCGCCGGCTCAACCTCTATGGTGCCGCTGGCGCGCGAGCTCTGCGCGGCTTACACTCACGAGCATCTGCAAGTGACCTGCGAGGTGCTAGCGGTTGGCTCAGACTCAGGCCTGGAACTACTCCGCCGGGGTCAGGCAGATCTGGCCATGGTATCGCGGGAGTTGGACACAGACGAGGCCCTGGACAGCCGCACGGGCAGACGCCTGCTGAACGCCTACGCCATTGCCACCGATGCCATCGCGGTGGTTGTCAACGAGCACAACCCGGTACGGGAGATGGATTCGTTCACCCTGCGCAAGTTGTTCCAGGGGCGCATCACCGACTGGGCGCAGTTGGGAGGTGTCGCCGGCGAGGTAGTGCCACTCAGCCGCGAGGAGGGCTCGGCCACCAGAACGGTCCTCGAAGAACGAGTGATGTCTGGCTTTCCGGTCAGCTCAGGGGCAGTGGTCATGCCGGCCAGCCAGGCCGTGGTGGACTATGTGGCACAGCACAGCCAGGCAATCGGCTATGTGTCTCTGGGGTGGGTTACCAGCGGTGTCGCCGTGGTGCGCATCGATGGGGCCGACCCATCCAGAGAGAGCCTGCAGAAAGGCAGCTATGGCATTATCCGCCCGCTGGTCCTGGCGACCTTGCCAGCGGCGAGCTCCGAAGCCACCTCGTTTGTCCAGTTCGCCCGAGGCCTACGGGGTCGTGCGGTCATCAGCCGGCTGTACGGAGATCCCCCCGCGCAGGTGCAGGGCCAGCCCTGA